The Sphaeramia orbicularis chromosome 18, fSphaOr1.1, whole genome shotgun sequence genome contains a region encoding:
- the LOC115438847 gene encoding GTPase IMAP family member 7-like isoform X1, with the protein MEAPNIRRIVLLGKTGDGKSSLINTIFGENVFKVNHSANSETISCQSATREVSGCKVHMTDTPGFFDTDPYDENVEPVLKCMIECAPGPHAFLIVLKVGKYTEQEKAIISVILKYFSAEALKFATVVFTHGDQLEENKKIGDFVSENPDLRKLVEKCGGRCHVFDNKYWNNQQQDEYRTNRFQIRELLKTIDKTVEENKGRYYTNEMLQSVEEDIQQEKERIRLLPGNKSPEEIREQAKHNVLKKYLPRVVGTVTGILLGALFGSLGTIIAMPGVLGCVPVAVCIGITAAIGGAEVGYEGYEAGAQADTAKEAVKLTWKKAMAYLCEITDILKSTRRKFHY; encoded by the exons ATGGAAG CTCCAAATATAAGAAGGATTGTCCTGCTGGGAAAAACAGGAGATGGAAAAAGCAGCCTGATCAACACTATATTTGGAGAAAACGTGTTCAAAGTAAACCATTCTGCAAACTCAGAAACTATATCATGTCAGTCCGCAACCAGAGAAGTCAGTGGATGTAAAGTCCATATGACTGATACTCCAGGTTTCTTTGACACAGATCCATACGATGAAAATGTAGAACCAGTGCTGAAGTGTATGATAGAGTGTGCTCCTGGGCCTCATGCTTTTCTCATTGTGCTTAAAGTGGGAAAATACACAGAGCAGGAGAAGGCGATCATATCTGTCATACTCAAGTACTTCTCTGCTGAAGCTCTGAAATTTGCCACAGTTGTCTTCACTCATGGTGACCAGTTggaagagaataaaaaaataggAGACTTTGTAAGTGAGAATCCAGATCTGAGGAAGCTCGTGGAGAAGTGTGGCGGCCGATGTCATGTCTTTGACAATAAATACTGGAACAACCAACAACAGGATGAATACAGAACCAACCGCTTCCAGATCCGGGAGCTACTGAAAACAATTGACAAAACAGTCGAGGAAAACAAGGGGCGGTACTACACCAATGAGATGCTGCAGTCTGTGGAAGAAGACATACAGCAAGAGAAAGAAAGAATCAGACTGCTACCAGGAAACAAGTCTCCAGAAGAAATTAGAGAACAGGCTAAACACAATGTCTTGAAGAAGTACCTGCCCAGAGTGGTAGGTACTGTCACAGGAATCCTGCTGGGAGCTCTTTTTGGTTCACTGGGTACAATCATTGCAATGCCTGGCGTACTTGGATGTGTACCTGTGGCTGTGTGTATAGGTATTACTGCTGCTATAGGAGGAGCAGAAGTAGGATATGAAGGATATGAGGCAGGTGCCCAGGCAGACACAGCAAAAGAAGCAGTAAAGTTAACGTGGAAGAAAGCAATGGCTTACCTTTGCGAGATAACTGACATCTTAAAGAGTACAAGGAGAAAGTTTCATTATTGA